In Symmachiella dynata, the following are encoded in one genomic region:
- a CDS encoding ABC transporter ATP-binding protein produces the protein MLRLEQVSKLYRKRQEEIAALQATDLEIPDGDYVAIIGPSGSGKTTLLSLLGGMLAPTAGKMWIDDESVYDLPIVDRARLRQKKIGFVFQTFNLVPYMTARENVQVPLFLAGTKPAAQQVRATELLESVGLADRMDHKPCELSTGQQQRVALARTLANDPDLILADEPTGNLDPESRQMVLSYFEKFNQDGKTIVMVTHDIAAARTAQRLMQLSEGVLVEVPYKPILKSA, from the coding sequence ATGTTACGACTCGAACAGGTCAGCAAACTGTATCGCAAACGGCAAGAAGAAATCGCCGCACTGCAAGCGACCGATTTGGAGATTCCCGATGGAGACTACGTGGCCATTATCGGTCCCAGTGGCAGTGGCAAAACGACGTTGTTGTCATTGCTGGGAGGCATGTTGGCCCCCACGGCCGGCAAGATGTGGATCGACGACGAGTCGGTCTATGATTTGCCAATTGTGGACCGCGCCCGTTTGCGGCAGAAGAAAATCGGGTTTGTGTTTCAAACGTTTAACCTCGTGCCGTATATGACGGCCCGCGAAAACGTGCAAGTCCCGTTGTTTTTAGCAGGCACAAAGCCTGCCGCGCAGCAAGTACGAGCGACGGAATTATTGGAAAGCGTTGGTTTGGCGGATCGAATGGATCACAAACCGTGCGAATTGAGCACCGGCCAGCAACAGCGTGTCGCTTTGGCCCGCACATTGGCCAACGATCCCGATTTGATCCTGGCGGACGAACCGACCGGAAACCTCGACCCAGAGTCGCGGCAGATGGTTTTGTCTTATTTTGAGAAGTTCAATCAAGACGGGAAAACCATCGTGATGGTCACACACGACATCGCCGCTGCCCGTACGGCACAGCGGTTGATGCAACTCTCTGAAGGAGTGCTCGTCGAAGTGCCCTATAAACCCATTTTGAAGTCTGCTTAA
- a CDS encoding ABC transporter permease, whose translation MTLTSIIWKELRERPTAMFTSVLAILLGVTALVAIRNVTVFSEQEVAGKLDALGANVLVLPKGVTLQDYYAADMHKETIPEEHVAELAMAGLTGVEGLSPKLCVPITLQEKSATLTGILPQAELQTMAAWQGGQLFKKHVGCKAKINVANATDDAPEALARRRTVQDLQENDAILGADLAARTGLKTGDSINLLGESFTVIAALEPTGTIDDTRVFAHLHTVQRLSNAGEVVNVIEVMGCCEDVANGLVTELSTMLPNTKIVTIANVVETQVSINRMMTRLSYLFLAILIAVGGASMASAMYANVMERRREIGTLMALGATPHFVTRLFLFKAGLLGLVGGIGGYLVGSVLALVLGPNFAGVAVQPIPSLALIAAGTAMLVSFAASYFPARRAAGLDPCLCFQEV comes from the coding sequence ATGACACTCACATCCATCATCTGGAAAGAGTTACGAGAACGGCCGACGGCTATGTTCACCAGCGTCCTGGCGATCCTGCTGGGCGTGACCGCACTCGTAGCCATTCGCAATGTTACTGTCTTCTCTGAACAAGAAGTCGCCGGCAAGCTCGATGCCTTGGGCGCCAATGTGTTGGTTTTGCCTAAAGGAGTCACGCTCCAAGATTACTACGCCGCCGACATGCACAAAGAAACGATTCCTGAAGAACATGTCGCCGAATTGGCGATGGCCGGACTGACCGGTGTCGAGGGCTTGTCGCCGAAACTGTGCGTGCCGATTACATTGCAGGAGAAATCCGCCACGCTGACCGGGATTTTACCGCAGGCGGAGCTGCAAACTATGGCTGCTTGGCAAGGCGGTCAGTTGTTTAAAAAACATGTCGGCTGCAAAGCTAAGATCAACGTAGCGAATGCGACAGACGATGCCCCGGAAGCCTTAGCACGTCGACGCACGGTTCAGGATCTGCAGGAAAACGATGCCATTCTCGGCGCGGACCTAGCCGCCCGCACAGGGCTGAAAACGGGTGATTCCATTAATCTATTGGGCGAATCGTTCACCGTGATCGCCGCACTGGAACCAACCGGAACCATCGACGATACACGTGTCTTCGCGCATCTGCACACCGTACAACGGTTGTCGAATGCGGGGGAAGTCGTCAACGTCATTGAGGTCATGGGGTGTTGCGAAGATGTCGCCAATGGACTGGTGACGGAATTGAGCACGATGCTGCCTAATACGAAAATCGTGACCATCGCCAATGTCGTCGAGACACAGGTTTCGATCAATCGCATGATGACGCGGTTGTCGTATTTGTTTCTGGCAATTCTGATTGCCGTCGGCGGCGCGAGCATGGCCAGTGCGATGTATGCCAATGTGATGGAACGCCGCCGCGAAATCGGGACCTTGATGGCGCTGGGAGCGACACCGCATTTCGTCACCCGCTTGTTCCTGTTCAAAGCCGGACTACTGGGCTTGGTGGGCGGGATCGGCGGGTATCTGGTGGGTAGCGTTTTGGCGCTGGTCCTTGGCCCTAACTTTGCGGGCGTCGCCGTGCAACCGATTCCTTCGTTGGCATTGATTGCCGCGGGGACCGCCATGTTGGTCTCCTTCGCCGCCAGTTACTTTCCGGCTCGCCGTGCGGCAGGCCTTGATCCTTGTCTTTGCTTCCAGGAGGTTTGA